The Anastrepha ludens isolate Willacy chromosome X, idAnaLude1.1, whole genome shotgun sequence genome includes a window with the following:
- the LOC128869804 gene encoding uncharacterized protein LOC128869804, translated as MAKSAKNETQRKNVEALVCGASVKGKQDSWVLDSGATDHMRKRRDWFTTLEQYNDIVKVGDGRAIKAAGKGDINVLVNDGQEWVQKILTNVLYVPDNTYNLFSQTKALDRGFHFRSDSGNCKFVRKDGSTVSNVDQGSGN; from the coding sequence ATGGCAAAATCCGCAAAGAATGAGACTCAACGTAAAAATGTCGAAGCGCTGGTGTGTGGAGCAAGTGTAAAGGGTAAGCAAGACAGCTGGGTACTTGATTCGGGTGCAACCGATCACATGAGAAAGCGGCGAGATTGGTTCACTACGCTTGAACAGTACAATGATATTGTCAAAGTTGGCGATGGGCGTGCTATTAAAGCAGCAGGAAAAGGTGACATCAATGTTTTAGTTAATGACGGTCAAGAATGGGTGCagaaaattttgacaaatgtgCTTTACGTGCCGGacaatacatataatttgttttcacaAACAAAGGCGCTAGATCGTGGTTTTCATTTTCGATCGGATAGCGGTAACTGCAAATTCGTTAGAAAAGACGGAAGTACTGTTTCAAATGTTGATCAAGGTTCCGGAAATTAG